A single window of Athene noctua chromosome 1, bAthNoc1.hap1.1, whole genome shotgun sequence DNA harbors:
- the OR2AT4 gene encoding LOW QUALITY PROTEIN: olfactory receptor 2AT4 (The sequence of the model RefSeq protein was modified relative to this genomic sequence to represent the inferred CDS: inserted 2 bases in 2 codons), which produces MESCSGNDSSKVFFLVGFPALQDFQTPLFIVFLLFYLLILAGNAVIITVGVADHTLHKPTCFFLIKLSALDVLLTTTTIPKMLLMLLANAKTISFWGCFLQMYSFHGPXMTRRVNIQLAASAWITTLLIPVPAITQTSWQAYRDTXQGLAVVQATCSDFSAHFQTFSGFSIAMTVSVVPLLLVTLSYVHIVLSVLKINSKEGHVKAFSTRTSHLLVEGTYYSSTAAAYTSYRVNIPVDVHIMSNVVFSILTPLLNPIIYTLRKKEVKSAVKKSIFSENLSPF; this is translated from the exons ATGGAGAGCTGCAGCGGCAACGATTCCTCAAAAGTCTTTTTCCTGGTGGGCTTTCCAGCTCTCCAGGATTTCCAGACCCCTCTCTTCATTGTGTTCTTGCTATTCTACCTGCTGATCCTGGCCGGTAATGCCGTTATCATCACCGTGGGCGTGGCTGACCATACGCTTCACAAACCCACGTGCTTTTTCCTGATTAAGCTCTCTGCGTTAGACGTGCTACTCACAACCACCACCATCCCCAAAATGCTGCTGATGCTCCTGGCCAATGCTAAAACCATCTCGTTTTGGGGCTGTTTTCTGCAGATGTACAGTTTTCATGGGC AGATGACAAGAAGAGTGAACATCCAGCTGGCAGCGAGCGCCTGGATCACCACGCTGCTAATTCCCGTGCCCGCCATCACGCAGACCTCTTGGCAAGCTTACAGGGACA ACCAGGGGTTGGCAGTGGTACAAGCCACATGCTCGGACTTCAGTGCCCATTTCCAGACCTTCTCGGGGTTCTCCATCGCCATGACAGTGTCGGTTGTCCCTCTGTTGCTTGTCACCCTCTCGTACGTACACATCGTCCTCTCCGTACTGAAGATCAACTCCAAAGAAGGACACGTGAAAGCTTTTTCAACACGTACTTCCCATCTGCTTGTGGAGGGCACTTACTACTCCTCCACTGCTGCGGCGTACACGTCCTACAGAGTGAACATCCCCGTTGATGTCCATATCATGAGTAACGTTGTCTTCTCTATTTTGACGCCCTTGTTAAACCCCATCATTTACACTTTACGGAAAAAGGAAGTAAAATCTGCTGttaaaaagtctattttttctgaaaatctttcccctttctaa